ATCGTCGGTCTCAACATAGCCTTCCTCGTCTTCCTCGGAGGCGCCATAGCCTGGTTCATAGCCATCCCCATCTACGCCGGCCAGATGGGCCACACCGACCTCAGCCCGATTGACCTCGCGTGGACCATATGGAGCACCAAGATCCGCTACATGGGTGTCGGCGCGATGGTCGTGGGTGGTCTCTGGAGCCTCATCAAGCTCAGGAACCCGATAAGGAGGGGTATCAAGGCCGGCCTTGAAGTCGCCAAGAGGAAGCAGTCCGGCGAGGTGATCCTCAGGACCGAGGAGGACCTACCGCTCAACTATGTCCTCATGCTCATAGGAGCATTCGTCATCCCGCTGTTCCTGCTCTACTTCCACATCATCGGCTCGGTGGGAATCGCGGCAATAATGGCGGTGATACTCCTCATCGTCGGCTTCCTCGGAAGCTCGATAGCCGGCTACCTCGCGGGTGTCGTCGGTTCCTCCAACAACCCGGTCTCGGGAATCACCATCATGAGCCTGCTCTTCACCGCCTTCGCCCTCAAAGCCCTCGGCCTCAGCGGGATGGAGGGCATGGCGGCGACCATACTCGTCGCGGCCGTTATCTGTACCGCCGCCGCCATAGCCGGTGACACCATGCAGGACCTCGCCACCGGTTACATGGTCGGCGCCACCCCCAAGAGGCAGCAGGTCTTCGAGATGGTCGGAACCTTCTTCGCCGCCCTCGTCATGGCCCCGGTGCTCAACCTGCTCATCCAGGCCTACGGTATAGCGGGAACCCCAACCGCCAAGGAAAACGCTCTCGCCGCCCCGCAGGCCTTCCTCATGGCCAAGGTCACAGAGGGTGTCTTCACCGGCAACCTCGAGTGGAACATGATATACATAGGCGCTGGAATAGCCATAGCACTCATAATCCTCGACGAGATACTCGCCATGAAGGGTTCCAAGTTCAGGACCCCCGTCATGCCGGTCGCGGTTGGTATCTACCTGCCGCTCAGCCTCGGCGTTCCGATATTCATCGGCGGTCTCGTCAAGCACTTCGTCACCAATTCCAGGAACGAGGAAGGGGAGAACCCGACCGACCCGGGCGTCCTCGGCGCCGCAGGACTCATCGCCGGTGAGGCCCTCATGGGCATATTCTTCGCCGCCCTCATCGTTGCAGGCGTCGCCCCGAGCTCGGGCTTCAGCAGCAATATCCTGGGAGTTATCCTCCTTGCCGGAATAGCGCTCTGGCTCTACATGACGGGCAAGAGGAAGTGACTTCCCCTTTTCTTTCCCAACCTTTAAATTTTGAACGCCGGAGGAATGGGCATGGAAGAGTACATGAACCTCGTGCCAGTGCGCAACGAGAAGATCGAACTGAAGAAGATCGAGGGGAGGTACTACCTCCTGATTCCCATGGACTCAAAGCTGGACTTTCTGGCCAGGAGGCTCCACGGGGACTACAGGAGGATAGAGCTCGACGAGATGGGGGCCTACACGTGGGAGCTGTGTGACGGCAGGAGAACGGTGAAGGAGATAGGGAAGGCTCTGAAGGCACGCTTTGGAGAGGACGCAGAGCCCCTCTACGAGCGCCTGGTGACGTTTCTTTTCGAGCTGGCGAAGAGGTATTTGATTGAGTTTAAAAGAACGGATGAATTAGACTGAGGTGGTGATAACCATGAGCGAAGCCCTTGAGAAGGTCTCGCAGGAGATTGAGAAGCTCCAGGACGAGATGGTGAACACCCTCGTCGAACTGATTAAAATCCCAGCCATAAGCCCGGACTACGGCTACGAGGGCGAGTACGACAAGGCGCAGAAGCTGCTCGAGATGATAAAGGACTGGCCCTTCGACAAGGTCGAGGTCTACAACGCGCCGGACGAGAGGGCCAAGAACGGAGTGAGACCGAGCATTTTAGCGTACTACTACGGTGAAAAGGGCGAAGAAAGCCCGAGGTTATGGATTCTCACCCACATAGACGTCGTTCCGCCCGGAGACCTGAGTAAGTGGACGGTCACGGAACCGTTCAAGCCGGTCGTCAAGGACGGCAAGGTCTACGGCAGGGGAAGCGAGGACAACGGACAGAGCCTGGTGGCTTCGCTTTACGCCGTAAGGGCCATGATGAACCTCGGGATAAGGCCGAAGAGGACCGTCATTCTGGCCTTCGTCAGCGATGAAGAGACCGGGAGCAAGTACGGCGTCGAGTGGCTGATGAGGGAGCACCCGGAGCTGTTCAGGAAGGACGACCTAGTTCTCGTTCCGGATGGTGGAAACGAGGAGGGCACTTTCATCGAGGTGGCCGAGAAGAGTATCCTCTGGCTCAGGGTGAAGGTCAGGGGTAAGCAGGTCCACGCCAGCATGCCCGACAAAGGCCTGAACGCCCACCGCGTCGCCCTCGACTTCGCCTACCACCTCGACAGGCTCCTCCACGAGAAGTACGGCGAGAGGGACGAGCTCTTCGAGCCAGCGGAGAGCACCTTCGAGCCGACGATGGTTCACGGTCCGGCCGACAGCCCGAACATAGCACCAGGCGAGCACGAGGTCGTCTTCGACTGCAGGATTCTGCCGAGGTACAGCATAGATGATATCCTTGCCGACGCCGAGAGGCTTGCCGAGGAGGTCAAGGAGAAGTACAGGAAGGAGTTCGATGGAAAAGTTCTGCCGGAGATAGAGTTCGAGGTTCTCCAGCGCATGGACGCTCCGGCCCCGACCGACCCCAACAGCGAGATAGTGAAGCTCCTCCGGGAGGCTCTGAGGAGACTCCGTGGAAAGGAGGCAAAGGTCGGCGGAATAGGCGGCGGAACCTTCGCGGCATACTTCAGGAAGCTCGGGATTCCCGCGGTTGTATGGGCGACGCTCGACGAGACCGCCCACCAGCCCAACGAGTACGCCTGGATAAAGAACCTGGTGGAAGACGCCAAGGTCATGGCGGCCCTGGCTCTTCTCTGACCCTTCTTCCCATTTTGTTCCAAACTCGATTGAAACTATCGCTATGTATTTATATTTCCCGCCGAGAGTAATTCGGTGACGGGAATGAGGCGGCTTTTAGCGCTTGCACTCGTCTTTGTGGTCATCGCGTCCGGCTGCATAGCCAATGAAGGCAACGGAACATCAACCGTCCCCCAGAACCCCCCAAGCGGGACGCCTACCCCTCCGATGACCAAAAACGACGTTCTCGATCCAACCCAGACCGAGGAGGCGGGGGACGTTGTCGGAGCCAGCAACCTCTTCGGTATCGAACTCTACCGCGAGCTGTCGAAGGGGAACGGGAACCTCTTCATCTCGCCCTTCAGCGTCTTCACGGCGATGGCAATGGCCTACGAGGGCGCACGCGGCGAGATCGCTGAGGAAATTGGGTCAGTCCTCCACATTCCCGAGAACGAAACCCTGCGCAGGGAAGCGTTCAGGACACTCCTGCTCGACGCCGGGAGACCCTCCGGGATAGAGCTTAGGATAGCCAATGCCCTCTGGGTTCAGAAGGACTATTCCGGGGAGGACTACCTCGACACCATAAGGCGGTACTATCTGGGCGAGGTGAGGGAACTCGACTTCAGGGGGGATTCCAAGGGTGCGGAGAGAACGATCAACGAATGGGCGGAGGAAACAACCAACGGCAGGATAAAGAACCTCGTGAGCGGCCTGACACCAGACACGAGACTGGTAATAACCACCGCCGTATACTTCAAGGCTAACTGGACGCTCCGCTTCAGTCCGGATGCCACGAAGAACGGCACCTTTACCCTGCCCACAGGTGAAAGGATAAGAGTTCCAATGATGCACAGGGTTGAAAAGTTCAACTACGCCGAGACCGACGAGCTTCAGGCCCTCGAGATGTCCTACGAGGGCTCCAGGTTTAGCAACTTCAGCATGGTGATAATCCTCCCGAAGAAGACGGACGGCCTAAACGAAATAGAGGAAAAGCTGAGCCCGCAGTTCCTGAAGGGGCTCCTGAGCTCTCTCAAGCCCGAGAAAGTTGACGTGACGGTACCGAAGTTCAGGTTCGAGGGCGAATACCAGCTGGGCGGGACACTCCGGGGAATGGGCATGAGAAAAGCCTTCACAGACCGTGCGGACTTCTCGGGCATCTCAAAGGAGCCCATCGCCATAAGCGAGGTCGTCCACAAGACCTTCATAAGCGTCGCCGAGAACGGCACCGAGGCGGCCGCGGCGACGGCGGTGATATTCACAGCGGTTTCGGCTCCCGTGGAAACCCCGGAGTACAAGGTCTTCAGGGCAGACCATCCCTTCCTGTTCCTCATAGTCGACAGGGACAGCGGGCTCGTGCTCTTCATCGGCAGGCTGGTTGACCCGAGGGGTTGAGCTTTTAAGCCCCTCCCCCAACTCTTTTCATGCCAGCCTGGAAGGACGGAAAGCTAGGACTGCCCGTAAAGGAAGCTGTGAAGCTGTTTCCGGAGCTGAACGACTACCTCGACGGGCGCAGAAGGCTCGACTTCTCGAACAGGGAAGCGAGAATACTCTACAACAAAGCCATAGCGAAGGCCCTCTTCGGGCTGGAGATAGAATACCACCCGCACGGGCTCGTGACCACCCCCGTCTCGCGCTACCTATTCCTTAAGACCTTCCTGCGCGGGGGCGAGAGGGTTCTTGAGATTGGAACCGGACACACCGCGATGATGGCGCTAATGGCAGAGAGGCTCTTCAACTGCGACGTTACCGCGACGGAGCTCGACGAGGAGTTCTTTGAGTACGCGAGGAGGAACATCGAGCGGAACGGCGCCGGAGTTAAGCTCATCAGGAGCAACGGGGGGATAATCAGGGGAGTAATCCCTGAAGGCGAGCGCTTTGACGTGATTTTTTCAGCCCCGCCGTACTACGAGAGGCCGACAAGGGGCGTTCTGACGGAGAGGGAAGGCGTTGGAGGAGGCGAACACGGCGAGGCCTTCTCGGTTAGGTTAATCGAAGAGGCGCTGGATCATTTGAAGCCCGGCGGCAGGGTTGCCCTCTTCCTTCCGGACAAAAAGCCTCTGATAAAGGCCATGGAAGAAAAGGGAAAAGAGCTGGGCTACTCCGTGAGGGACGTGAAGTTCAAGGTCGGGACGAGGTGGAGGCACAGTTTAATAATGAAAAAATGAAAGGTCAGGCCACGATGAGGCCTATCACCTGGCCCTGCGCCACCTCCCCGTTCTCCTTCACCAGAATCTTAAGCCTCCCGCTCGCCGGGGCCTTAACGTACACGGTAACCTTTTCTATCATGACCTCTGCTATTTCTTCACCCTCCTCGACGGGGTCGCCGTCGTTTTTGTACCAGCTCAGCAGGACGCCGGTCTTTTCCTCCTTAGTCGTCCGGGGTACCTTGACCTCTACCTCCATTCTGCCACTCACCCGACCATGTCCTTCACTGTCTTCACTATCTTCTCCTTGTCCGGAAGGACGAACCTCTCCAGCACCCTGCTGTACGGAACCGGGACGTCCGGGTAGGCTATCCTCCTCGGCAGGGCTTTGAGCTCGTTGCCTATCCTCTCGACAACGGTGGCTATTATTTCGCCGCTCATCCCGTAGCTCATGTAATCCTCGTCCACGACGAGAAGCCTTCCGGTCTTCCTGACGGAGTTTACGAGGGTCTCCTTATCGAGGGGAACGAGGGCCCTTAGGTCAATGACCTCGACGCTTATCCCGTCCTTTTCGAGCTCTTCGGCCGCCCACAGGGCCTCGTAAACCATGCGAGATACCGTCGCGATGGTCACATCGTCGCCCTCCCTCACGACCTTGGCCTCGCCGATGGGGACGGTATAGGGCTCCTCGGACACTTCAACCGCGGCTTCCTCCGGGGAGGGCATCCATCCGAGCCCCATGAGTCCCTTGTGGAAGAAGTACATGACCGGGTTGTCGTCCCGTATGGAAGCTATCATAAGCCCCTTGGCGTCGTAGGAGTTGGAGGGGATCACTATCTTGAGTCCTGGAACGTGGGCGAACAGACCGTAGAGGCACTGGGAGTGCTGGGCCGCATCGCTGTAGCCTCCGCCGATGGCTGTGGTTATGACTATGGGCATCTTAACCTGTCCGCCCGACATGTAGTGCGCCTTGGCGATGTGGTTGTATATCTGATCCATCGCCACGCCGAAGAAGTCAACGAACATCAGCTCGACTATCGGCCTCATGCCCTTCGATGCGGCCCCGAGGGCGGCGCCTATGAAGGCCGACTCGCTTATGGGCGTATCTCTAATCCTCTCGGGGCCAAACTACTAGCGCATAGAACATGAATTTTGGAGGGGAAAATATGAAGAAAATAAACGTGATCATGCCGAAGCTCGGCATG
The Thermococcus celericrescens DNA segment above includes these coding regions:
- a CDS encoding OPT family oligopeptide transporter, with product MELKPYIPPEKSLPEYTIKAFVLGIVLSIIMGAANAYLGMYAGMTVSASIPAAVISMAILFAFKDRNILENNMVQTAASAGESLAAGVIFTFPALVVLGYYTTFPYYIVTIIAALGGSLGALFTIVLRRAFIAEEKLPYPEGMACAEVLIAGERGGSHAKPILYGGIFGGLFKLFGSSGLWSGTVEAAKMVGSRVYYFGSDLSAALIAVGYIVGLNIAFLVFLGGAIAWFIAIPIYAGQMGHTDLSPIDLAWTIWSTKIRYMGVGAMVVGGLWSLIKLRNPIRRGIKAGLEVAKRKQSGEVILRTEEDLPLNYVLMLIGAFVIPLFLLYFHIIGSVGIAAIMAVILLIVGFLGSSIAGYLAGVVGSSNNPVSGITIMSLLFTAFALKALGLSGMEGMAATILVAAVICTAAAIAGDTMQDLATGYMVGATPKRQQVFEMVGTFFAALVMAPVLNLLIQAYGIAGTPTAKENALAAPQAFLMAKVTEGVFTGNLEWNMIYIGAGIAIALIILDEILAMKGSKFRTPVMPVAVGIYLPLSLGVPIFIGGLVKHFVTNSRNEEGENPTDPGVLGAAGLIAGEALMGIFFAALIVAGVAPSSGFSSNILGVILLAGIALWLYMTGKRK
- a CDS encoding PqqD family protein produces the protein MEEYMNLVPVRNEKIELKKIEGRYYLLIPMDSKLDFLARRLHGDYRRIELDEMGAYTWELCDGRRTVKEIGKALKARFGEDAEPLYERLVTFLFELAKRYLIEFKRTDELD
- a CDS encoding M20 family metallo-hydrolase, producing the protein MSEALEKVSQEIEKLQDEMVNTLVELIKIPAISPDYGYEGEYDKAQKLLEMIKDWPFDKVEVYNAPDERAKNGVRPSILAYYYGEKGEESPRLWILTHIDVVPPGDLSKWTVTEPFKPVVKDGKVYGRGSEDNGQSLVASLYAVRAMMNLGIRPKRTVILAFVSDEETGSKYGVEWLMREHPELFRKDDLVLVPDGGNEEGTFIEVAEKSILWLRVKVRGKQVHASMPDKGLNAHRVALDFAYHLDRLLHEKYGERDELFEPAESTFEPTMVHGPADSPNIAPGEHEVVFDCRILPRYSIDDILADAERLAEEVKEKYRKEFDGKVLPEIEFEVLQRMDAPAPTDPNSEIVKLLREALRRLRGKEAKVGGIGGGTFAAYFRKLGIPAVVWATLDETAHQPNEYAWIKNLVEDAKVMAALALL
- a CDS encoding serpin family protein: MRRLLALALVFVVIASGCIANEGNGTSTVPQNPPSGTPTPPMTKNDVLDPTQTEEAGDVVGASNLFGIELYRELSKGNGNLFISPFSVFTAMAMAYEGARGEIAEEIGSVLHIPENETLRREAFRTLLLDAGRPSGIELRIANALWVQKDYSGEDYLDTIRRYYLGEVRELDFRGDSKGAERTINEWAEETTNGRIKNLVSGLTPDTRLVITTAVYFKANWTLRFSPDATKNGTFTLPTGERIRVPMMHRVEKFNYAETDELQALEMSYEGSRFSNFSMVIILPKKTDGLNEIEEKLSPQFLKGLLSSLKPEKVDVTVPKFRFEGEYQLGGTLRGMGMRKAFTDRADFSGISKEPIAISEVVHKTFISVAENGTEAAAATAVIFTAVSAPVETPEYKVFRADHPFLFLIVDRDSGLVLFIGRLVDPRG
- a CDS encoding RlmF-related methyltransferase → MPAWKDGKLGLPVKEAVKLFPELNDYLDGRRRLDFSNREARILYNKAIAKALFGLEIEYHPHGLVTTPVSRYLFLKTFLRGGERVLEIGTGHTAMMALMAERLFNCDVTATELDEEFFEYARRNIERNGAGVKLIRSNGGIIRGVIPEGERFDVIFSAPPYYERPTRGVLTEREGVGGGEHGEAFSVRLIEEALDHLKPGGRVALFLPDKKPLIKAMEEKGKELGYSVRDVKFKVGTRWRHSLIMKK
- a CDS encoding biotin/lipoyl-containing protein; translated protein: MEVEVKVPRTTKEEKTGVLLSWYKNDGDPVEEGEEIAEVMIEKVTVYVKAPASGRLKILVKENGEVAQGQVIGLIVA
- a CDS encoding alpha-ketoacid dehydrogenase subunit beta, whose translation is MRDTPISESAFIGAALGAASKGMRPIVELMFVDFFGVAMDQIYNHIAKAHYMSGGQVKMPIVITTAIGGGYSDAAQHSQCLYGLFAHVPGLKIVIPSNSYDAKGLMIASIRDDNPVMYFFHKGLMGLGWMPSPEEAAVEVSEEPYTVPIGEAKVVREGDDVTIATVSRMVYEALWAAEELEKDGISVEVIDLRALVPLDKETLVNSVRKTGRLLVVDEDYMSYGMSGEIIATVVERIGNELKALPRRIAYPDVPVPYSRVLERFVLPDKEKIVKTVKDMVG